The Sinorhizobium alkalisoli genomic interval GGGGCGCGTGTCGTCTTCGAGCGTCAGCCGGCCGACCGCGGCATCACCCAGCACCTCTGGCTCTTCTCCGGGCGCCTGGAACTGACGATGGAGAACGGCCCGCTGGTGCTCGAGGCGGGCGACTGCCTCTTCATGGGGCTCGAAGAGGCCCATGTCTTTCACAATCCCTATGACGAGACGGCGCATTACGCCGTCATCCTCTGCCGCACCAAGGTGTAACCATGCCCGATGCAATCATCCGCGTCCTGACCGAAGAAGAAACCCGTGCCGCACTGCCGGCGCTTGCCGAGGTGCTTTCCGATTGCGTCGAGGGCGGCGCATCGGTCGGCTTCATGCAGCCCTTTGCCCCGCAGGACGCACGACCCTTCTGGGAAAGCGTTGCGGCCGCAGTTGCCCGGAGCGAAACCGTGCTGATCGTCGCCGAGGTCGATGGCCGGGCGCTCGGCACCGTGCAGATCGGCCTTGCGACGATGCCGAACCAGCCGCACCGCGCCGACATCAAGAAGCTGCTGGTGCATCGGCAGGCGCGCGGGCTCGGCATTGCGCGCCGGCTGATGGAGCAAGCGGAGGCCGAAGCGGTGAAACGGGGAAGGCGGGTACTGGTGCTTGATACCGCCACCGGCGAACCGGCCGAGGCCATTTACGAGCGCTTCGGCTGGCAACGGGTGGGCGTCGTTCCCGATTATGCGCTGATGCCGGACGGCCGCTATTGCGCGACCACACTGTTCTACAAGCATCTTTCCGCCTAAGCAGGTCCCGCAAAAGTGTCGCACGCTTTGCGTGTCGCTTGGCTCAGCACTCCACCAGTCAGGACCCCGAGATGCGCGTAATCTATTCCGAAGACCACAAACTCAGAGACGCCCGCACCGAACTGCATGGCGGCGAACTCGTTGCGCCCTTCGAGGCGCCGTTTCGGGCCGAGTGGATCCTCGCCGCCGTCAAAGAAGCGGGCTTTTCCGATGTCGTCGCGCCGGGGCGTCACGGCATGGAAACGGCACTGAAGCTCCATGCGGCGGACTATCTCGAATTCCTCGAGACAGCCTGGGACCGCTGGGTGGCCGACGGTTATCGGGGCGAGGCCATTCCCGCCTGCTTCCCGGCGCGGCGCATGCGCCAGCATCCGCCGAAGGATATCGACGGCGCGCTCGGCTATTACGCCTTCGCCGCCGAAACGGCGATCACCGATGGCACCTTCGCCGCCGCACGCGCCGCAATGGACTGCGCGCTTTCGGCGGCGGAGCATGTCGCGGCCGGCAATCCTGCCGCCTTCGCGCTTTGCCGCCCGCCGGGCCACCATGCCGCGATCGACCTTTTCGGCGGCTATTCCTTCATCAACAACGCCGCCTGCGCGGCCCAGCGCCTGCGCGATCTCGGCGCGACGAAGGTCGCCGTCCTCGACGTCGATTTTCACCACGGCAATGGCACACAGGACATCTTCTACGAGCGCGGCGACGTCTTCTTCGCCTCGCTGCATGGCGACCCCGCCGATGCCTTTCCGCATTTTCTCGGCTTCGCCGACGAGGAAGGGGCCGGCGTCGGCCGAGGCTCGACGAAGAACTATCCGCTGCCGCGCGGCACGACCTTCGAGACCTGGAGCGCGGCGATGGACGACGCGTTGTCGCGCATCGCCGATTTCGGTGCCGAGGCCCTCGTTCTCTCGCTGGGGGTCGATACGTTCGAGCGCGATCCGATCAGCTTCTTCAAGCTGAAGTCGGAGGATTATCTCCGCATGGGGGAACGCTTGAAGAGTATGGGCTTGCCGACCGTGGTCTGCATGGAGGGCGGCTATGGTGTCCCGGAGATTGGCCTGAACGTCGCCAATGTGCTCATGGGCATCGCCCGCTGATTTTTCTCCATCCGGCTATTGACCTCAACTTTGGTTGAGGTCGTACCAATGACCGCGTTTGTCAGGCCGCGATCGAGCGGCCGGGCTTTTAGCTAAAGGAGAAGTCGATGAGTGAGATTGAGCAGGCCGCGTCGCAGCCCCTGTACCGCGTGAACAAATTCGCTGTGCCGCCGGAAGCGCGAGACGAGTTCCTCGACCTCGTGGCAAAGACCTTTGCCGTCGTCCGCAGCCAGGAGGGTTATGTACGCGATTGGATCCTGGAGCAGAATGCCGGTCCGGGCGTGTTCAATTTCGTCACGATGATCGAGTTTGCGAGCGAGGAGGTCGCGCCCCGGATCGTCTCCGCCCTGGCGGCACTGGACAGGGAACTGCGCCTCGACCGGGAAGCGATGATGGGGCGGCTTAATATCCGCACCGATTTCGGCAGCTACAAGCGCCTGGAGTCGCTTGTCTGACGCCTCAGGAGATGAAGAAGTTCGAAAGGCCCTGACCTGCGGCGAAGGCGGCATAGCCGAGCATGGTGAAATAGATTGTGGTCGCGACGAGAAAGAAATAGCCCGCGGCCACCGTCAGCCCGTCCCGCTGGATAATGCCGAGCGACAGGAGCAGGATGGCGATGGCCGGGAGCGTATTCGACAGCGGTACCAGCCCGAGGGGGAACATCAGCAGTACGCCACCGGCCATGATCATTAGGCCGTTGAAGCGGTTCATAACGGCGCCTTGGGTAAGGCCGTGAAGCCGCGGTCGCACGAACCGGTCGAGTTTCGCCACGAATGCCGCTCCCTTCCTGAGGGTCGGCACCAGCTTCTCGGTGTCGATCTGCCGGTCGAGAATGCGCCGGGGCAACCAGGGGAGACGGTTCAGGGTGATCGCCAGAGAGATGAGGATGATGGCTGCACCGAACACGGTGCTCACCCCGGGGATCGATACCGGAATCAGGAACGGCAGCGTCAGCAGCGCGCAAAGAAGCA includes:
- a CDS encoding GNAT family N-acetyltransferase, encoding MPDAIIRVLTEEETRAALPALAEVLSDCVEGGASVGFMQPFAPQDARPFWESVAAAVARSETVLIVAEVDGRALGTVQIGLATMPNQPHRADIKKLLVHRQARGLGIARRLMEQAEAEAVKRGRRVLVLDTATGEPAEAIYERFGWQRVGVVPDYALMPDGRYCATTLFYKHLSA
- a CDS encoding histone deacetylase family protein, giving the protein MRVIYSEDHKLRDARTELHGGELVAPFEAPFRAEWILAAVKEAGFSDVVAPGRHGMETALKLHAADYLEFLETAWDRWVADGYRGEAIPACFPARRMRQHPPKDIDGALGYYAFAAETAITDGTFAAARAAMDCALSAAEHVAAGNPAAFALCRPPGHHAAIDLFGGYSFINNAACAAQRLRDLGATKVAVLDVDFHHGNGTQDIFYERGDVFFASLHGDPADAFPHFLGFADEEGAGVGRGSTKNYPLPRGTTFETWSAAMDDALSRIADFGAEALVLSLGVDTFERDPISFFKLKSEDYLRMGERLKSMGLPTVVCMEGGYGVPEIGLNVANVLMGIAR
- a CDS encoding antibiotic biosynthesis monooxygenase family protein — translated: MSEIEQAASQPLYRVNKFAVPPEARDEFLDLVAKTFAVVRSQEGYVRDWILEQNAGPGVFNFVTMIEFASEEVAPRIVSALAALDRELRLDREAMMGRLNIRTDFGSYKRLESLV
- a CDS encoding exopolysaccharide biosynthesis protein, whose translation is MTIEFGDTERSLSDTLTGMIASIRGDTITLRELMVEIGEQGFLLLCALLTLPFLIPVSIPGVSTVFGAAIILISLAITLNRLPWLPRRILDRQIDTEKLVPTLRKGAAFVAKLDRFVRPRLHGLTQGAVMNRFNGLMIMAGGVLLMFPLGLVPLSNTLPAIAILLLSLGIIQRDGLTVAAGYFFLVATTIYFTMLGYAAFAAGQGLSNFFIS